One Aegilops tauschii subsp. strangulata cultivar AL8/78 chromosome 7, Aet v6.0, whole genome shotgun sequence genomic window carries:
- the LOC109752368 gene encoding uncharacterized protein, whose protein sequence is MAAAGARMRAPEEDAERRRRRKEKRRALAKKTPSGIACCYGCGHVEPATCDLFAGGQKHRQQEEQRRSIFTSFLADSC, encoded by the exons ATGGCCGCGGCGGGCGCCCGCATGCGTGCGCCGGAGGAGGACGCCGAGaggcgccgccgccgcaaggAGAAGCGAAGGGCCCTGGCCAAGAAGACGCCCTCCGGCATCGCCTGCTGCTATGGCTGCGGCCATGTCGAGCCCGCCACCTGCGACCTG TTTGCTGGTGGGCAGAAGCATAGACAACAGGAAGAACAGAG ACGCAGCATCTTCACTTCTTTCCTTGCAGATTCCTGTTAA